A section of the Gallus gallus isolate bGalGal1 chromosome 4, bGalGal1.mat.broiler.GRCg7b, whole genome shotgun sequence genome encodes:
- the LOC430303 gene encoding prolow-density lipoprotein receptor-related protein 1 isoform X3 encodes MVRCDEGKCILESLMCNDEDDCLDGTDEPSTCGRSCFVRNGGCAESCTDTHWGVQCSCGSGWVLQADGQSCADVDECSLEYSPCSQLCRNTPGTFSCACLEGYLLRHGTFCEVADNATQLLVAVGEDLALLDVRTQTYRPVLSTEAELRALVYDLLRETYYWLTEEGELCAHLPGKGVQLLYADAGEVNSISVDWFTGQLYWASSHPAAICAGLGDGRGYVTVLGKDVVPEQLTVYPSARSLYWVNRGLRGRTVIAAAGMDGSNRQELTVVSMEEPVGLSLDYVAGRLYWISEYKESIETLRVDGSGRHSFPAVLRSHTEPLGLAVFESRFFWADGTELVSASQASPQEHAVLLRAPVSAFTVLHALQQPPRDTAACAPGLCSHLCLLSPVHPRGYRCACPEGLYLQPSGKCTELSIVYSSRTAISLLQVGPGTHSKQVQEWQEAFHLQDVDWKRSVLYGTDDSGALLRVVGHPGKRETIVTGLPVCSARVDIRSGNLYWLACNRRDIGVTKVSDLTPRILHRARSSIQHLFLDWQRGALYWLARGQPLQQLSLAGGSPWDAWNETWPGELPAAMDSKAFSLLWSSALGLRALSLTKQQAVTLAPSWSHGLVAAFEPYLISVNETALLLWDRRTLTLVLSVPATGVQGVVAFVGSELQEVPVPLPVPASKGPALPLPPPVTTTTRTTTATSAQPTTSTTQLPLSKTTAAPTTPATTTKSTTTLTTTSLSATTTTASAPTTTWTTSNKTTTVQVATTSTATTRSLPTKPAVPQLSTSTQPPTTPALAVPPTPLFGPSPPHPPTRFSHLSCPRTHMPCRDGAECVAQEYVCDGEKDCADGSDEDECAQLCDAPGAFHCASSTTCVEANERCDGVPQCPDASDEMGCWSPTQDCALRCDAATRCVPESWLCDGHADCLDHTDEQGCVPKKCSASEFPCRSGQCVALALRCDGDPDCRDGSDEEGCAVPRPLLCRPGEVACSHSGECVPEAWRCDGVADCRDSTDEQGCPLEDQQCGERQWGCSHGHECIPDAWRCDRESDCSDGSDEAGCHPTPCLSHEYPCGLGICLNASLVCSGQQDCADGSDEGGNCSLPCQRPCSQLCYPSPQGPRCWCTPGYQLAEDGMSCVDVDECTEQGKRTCSQICLNAPGTYSCGCLSGYLLEPDGHICKLSGPEPMLLVAVQSEVLSYGLRSGREEVLLTSDKERTIFSLDYDLVERKVFWMDLATESISWQSLDSRKKGTLVKGVRSDCIAVDWIGRNLYWTDGVAGQVLATSLETTWRGKPEYTMVLDGDLDQPHSLVLQPLAGMLYWSEVGNQPRLMEATMDGRRQRVLLAQGLGWPTALALDLPTSRLFWLDEKLGSVGSTHLDGTDVKVLQLRWVQSPFAAAVCEGQLYWSERKAWSVQQVDKATGKNRTVLLKRHGQPHGLQVMHPALRLAAPNPCTARGCSHLCLLSSRHAGQCRCPIGMTLADDETTCLPLHTSAFALLVSPAAVMQVYLKDMPPTAGAQGLPQHRALPLAKVGRLTAVDYMVKDKSLYFAEVGSDSIGLLRLKDSGRLSWKKVVAVEGMVVSLALDWLSGNLYWIEGQPTSIHVATAGGRWALVLLSEGLQGAAWLALCPRASTMCFITAAGSRRPGAAVECAAMDGSGRRVVWSRARSPAGLTFGGASTRLYWADQERGAIGSVELDGSHFRLVREGLHGLRLFAIGDGFLLWSTTTTNGSSKVWHSRLEQAKSWWFLMEQELVALRIYSQFSQEGTNGCTKNNGGCAQLCLPNPAGRQCRCSPGYHLVRGVTCAPVPPCPALLRACADLQSCISAQQVCDGHPDCTDGSDELGCTFEEAKTQVPVVSSSRTSRAEEEKPTVPSAAPQQPSPSLPAAPGPRQHGEPFLATPDTEEVLGAMPCSSETCNLRGECAIEAGRVMCHCALGYRGDYCEEAEVQPLAGPIALGVAVLLLLAAAAVGALAYMRKRDRRRRTSSTASTRVLTLYHRESDPEEEDEEEEELPPKSDTFVNEAYDGKEELPTRLGKGPSRPNTVLP; translated from the exons ATGGTGCGGTGCGATGAGGGGAAGTGCATCCTGGAGTCCCTGATGTGCAATGATGAGGATGACTGCCTAGATGGCACTGACGAGCCCAGCACCTGCG GACGAAGCTGCTTTGTGCGCAATGGGGGCTGCGCAGAGTCGTGCACTGACACACACTGGGGTGTGCAGTGCTCCTGCGGGTCTGGCTGGGTGTTGCAGGCTGACGGGCAGAGCTGCGCTG ACGTGGATGAGTGCTCCCTGGAGTACAGCCCCTGTAGCCAACTGTGCAGGAATACGCCAGGAACTTTCAGCTGTGCCTGCCTCGAGGGCTACCTGCTGCGACACGGCACCTTCTGTGAAGTAGCAG ACAACGCAACGCAGCTCCTGGTGGCAGTTGGGGAGGACCTGGCTCTTCTGGATGTGCGGACCCAGACATACCGGCCCGTGCTCTCCACTGAGGCCGAGCTCCGCGCCCTGGTGTATGATCTGCTCCGTGAAACCTACTACTGGCTGACAGAGGAGGGCGAGCTCTGTGCACACCTGCCAGGGAAGGGTGTGCAGCTCCTCTATGCAG ATGCCGGAGAGGTGAACAGCATCTCCGTGGACTGGTTCACGGGGCAGCTGTACTGGGCCAGCAGCCACCCTGCAGCcatctgtgcagggctgggtgatGGCCGCGGCTATGTGACGGTGCTGGGGAAGGATGTGGTACCAGAGCAGCTGACGGTGTACCCGTCTGCCAG GTCCCTCTACTGGGTCAACCGTGGGCTGAGAGGCCGGACAGTCATTGCTGCAGCTGGCATGGATGGCTCAAACCGTCAGGAACTCACAGTGGTGTCCATGGAAGAGCCTGTAGGGCTCAGCCTGGACTACGTGGCTGGCAGACTATACTGGATCAGCGAATACAAGGAG TCCATAGAGACGCTGCGGGTGGATGGCAGTGGACGCCACTCCTTCCCTGCTGTCCTGCGGAGCCACACAGAGCCTCTGGGCCTGGCTGTGTTTGAGAGCCGCTTCTTCTGGGCTGATGGCACTGAGCTGGTGTCAGCCAGCCAGGCATCTCCACAGGAGCATGCTGTACTGCTCCGGGCCCCTGTCTCAGCCTTCACTGTGTTGCACgcactgcagcagccaccac GAGACACTGCTGCATGCGCTCCGGGCTTGTGCAGCCACCTCTGCCTTCTGTCCCCTGTGCACCCTCGGGGCTACAGGTGTGCATGTCCAGAGGGACTCTACCTCCAGCCTTCAGGGAAATGCACAG AGCTGTCCATCGTGTACTCATCAAGGACAgccatctccctgctgcaggtgggCCCTGGAACACACAGTAAACAGGTGCAGGAGTGGCAGGAGGCCTTCCACCTGCAGGATGTAGACTGGAAGAGGTCAGTGCTCTATGGGACAGATGACAGTGGGGCACTACTGCGTGTTGTGGGACACCCTGGGAAGCGAGAGACCATCGTGACCGGGCTGCCAG TCTGCTCTGCCCGTGTGGACATCCGCTCAGGGAACCTGTACTGGCTTGCATGTAACCGGAGGGACATTGGAGTGACCAAGGTGTCTGACCTGACCCCACGCATCCTGCACCGTGCTCGCAGCAGCATCCAGCACCTCTTCTTGGACTGGCAGCGAGGAGCTCTCTACTGGCTGGCCCGTGGGCAGCCCCTGCAGCAACTGAGcctggctgggggcagcccATGGGATGCTTGGAATGAGACGTGGCCtggagagctgcctgcagccatgGATAGCAAGGCCTTCAGCCTGCTCTGGAGCTCAGCCCTAG GCCTGAGGGCACTGAGTCTGACCAAACAGCAAGCAGTCACACTGGCACCCAGCTGGTCCCATGGCCTCGTGGCTGCCTTTGAGCCCTACCTGATTTCAGTTAACgagacagctctgctgctgtgggaccGGAGGACACTGACTCTCGTGCTGTCTGTGCCAGCAACAGGCGTGCAGGGTGTGGTGGCATTCGTGGGCTCAGAGCTACAGGAAG tgcctgtgCCTCTGCCAGTGCCAGCAAGCAAAGGACCTGCCCTGCCACTCCCTCCACCTGTGACCACCACTACGAGGACAACCACAGCCACATCTGCTCAGCCCACCACCTCCAccacacagctcccactgagCAAGACCACTGCTGCGCCTACCACGCCTGCAACAACCACCAAGTCTACTACAACACTGACCACCACCAGCCTGTCCGCCACAACCACAACCGCCTCTGCACCAACCACCACATGGACAAcctcaaacaaaacaaccaccGTGCAGGTAGCCACCACCAGCACCGCCACCACCCGGTCCTTGCCAACCAAGCCTGCTGTCCCACAGCTAAGCACTAGCACCCAACCCCCAACCACTCCTGCACTGGCAGTTCCCCCCACTCcactctttgggcccagccctccacaCCCCCCAACCCGGTTCTCCCATCTCTCCTGTCCTCGCACACACATGCCCTGCCGTGACGGCGCTGAGTGCGTGGCCCAGGAGTACGTGTGTGATGGAGAGAAGGACTGTGCGGATGGCTCTGACGAGGATGAGTGTGCCCAGCTCTGTGACGCCCCAG GGGCCTTCCACTGTGCTAGCAGCACCACGTGTGTTGAGGCCAATGAGCGCTGCGATGGGGTGCCACAGTGTCCCGATGCCTCGGACGAGATGGGCTGCTGGAGCCCCACACAGGACTGTGCCCTGCGCTGCGACGCTGCCACCCGCTGCGTCCCCGAGAGCTGGCTGTGTGATGGCCATGCTGACTGCCTGGATCACACCGACGAGCAGGGATGCG TGCCGAAGAAGTGCAGCGCATCTGAATTCCCCTGCCGCAGTGGGCAGTGCGTGGCCCTGGCTCTGCGCTGCGATGGGGACCCTGATTGCCGTGATGGCTCAGATGAGGAGGGCTGTGCCGTGCCCCGGCCTCTGCTGTGCCGCCCAGGCGAGGTGGCCTGTTCCCACAGTGGAGAGTGCGTGCCTGAGGCCTGGCGCTGCGACGGCGTGGCtgactgcagggacagcacagatGAGCAG GGCTGTCCCCTGGAGGACCAGCAGTGCGGTGAACGGCAGTGGGGCTGTTCGCATGGCCATGAGTGCATCCCTGACGCCTGGCGGTGTGACAGAGAGAGCGACTGCAGTGATGGCAGCGACGAggctggct GCCATCCCACTCCCTGCCTGAGCCACGAGTACCCCTGTGGGCTGGGGATCTGCCTGAATGCATCGTTGGTGTGCAGCGGCCAACAGGACTGTGCGGATGGCTCAGATGAGGGGGGGaactgctccctgccctgccagagaccctgctcacagctctgctacCCATCGCCCCAGGGACCT CGTTGCTGGTGCACCCCAGGCTATCAGCTGGCTGAAGATGGCATGTCCTGTGTGGATGTGGATgagtgcacagagcagggcaagAGAACCTGCAGCCAGATCTGCCTCAATGCTCCAGGAACCTACAGCTGTGGCTGCCTCTCTGGCTACCTGCTGGAGCCTGATGGCCACATCTGCAAACTCAGTG GACCAGAGCCcatgctgctggtggctgtgcaATCAGAGGTGCTGTCCTATGGCCTTCGGAGTGGGCGCGAGGAGGTGCTGCTGACCAGTGACAAGGAACGGACCATCTTCTCACTCGACTATGACCTGGTGGAAAGGAAAGTCTTCTGGATGGACCTGGCCACAGAGAGCATCTCCTGGCAGAGTCTAGATTCAAGGAAAAAGGGCACACTGGTGAAAG GTGTGAGATCAGACTGTATCGCTGTGGACTGGATTGGGAGGAACCTGTACTGGACGGACGGGGTGGCAGGGCAGGTGCTGGCCACTTCTCTGGAGACCACCTGGCGAGGGAAACCAGAGTACACCATGGTGCTGGATGGAGACTTGGACCAGCCACATTCCCTGGTGCTCCAGCCTCTGGCTGG GATGCTATACTGGTCAGAGGTGGGGAACCAGCCACGGCTGATGGAGGCCACCATGGATGGAAGGCGGCAGCGTGTGCTGCTGGCGCAGGGCCTGGGCTGGCCCACAGCACTAGCCCTTGACCTCCCCACCTCGAGGCTCTTCTGGCTGGATGAAAAGCTGGGCAGTGTTGGTTCCACACATCTGGATGGCACCGATGTAAAG GTGCTGCAGCTGAGATGGGTCCAGAGCCCTTTTGCAGCGGCTGTGTGTGAGGGGCAGCTCTACTGGTCGGAGAGGAAGGCATGGTCGGTGCAGCAGGTGGACAAGGCCACAGGCAAGAATAGGACCGTGCTGCTCAAGCGACATGGGCAGCCCCATGGCCTTCAG GTGATGCACCCAGCCCTGCGCCTGGCAGCTCCCAACCCATGCACAGCCCGCGGCTGCTCCCACCTGTGCCTGCTGAGCAGCCGGCATGCTGGGCAGTGCCGATGCCCCATTGGGATGACTCTGGCTGACGATGAGACCACCTGCCTGCCCCTCCACACTTCAGCCTTCGCCCTCCTCGTGTCACCAGCAGCCGTGATGCAG GTCTACCTGAAGGACATGCCACCAACAGCTGGAGCCCAAGGCCTCCCCCAACACCGGGCCCTGCCTCTGGCCAAGGTGGGACGCTTGACAGCTGTCGACTACATGGTGAAGGACAAAAGCCTGTACTTCGCTGAGGTGGGGAGCGACTCCATTGGGCTGCTGCGCCTGAAGGACTCGGGCCGGCTCTCCTGGAAGAAGGTTGTTGCTGTGGAGGGCATGGTGGTGTCCCTGGCCCTCGACTGGCTGAGCGGAAACCTGTACTGGATCGAAGGGCAGCCTACCAGCATCCATGTAGCCACGGCTGGGGGGCGGTGGgccctggtgctgctcagcgaggggctgcagggtgctgcCTGGCTGGCCCTCTGCCCTCGCGCCTCCACCATGTGCTtcatcacagcagcaggcagccgcaggcctggtgctgcagtggagTGCGCAGCCATGGACGGCAGTGGCCGCAGAGTGGTGTGGAGCAGAGCCCGCTCTCCTGCCGGCCTCACTTTTGGGGGTGCCAGCACCCGGCTCTACTGGGCAGACCAGG AGCGCGGTGCGATTGGCAGTGTAGAGCTGGATGGTTCCCACTTCAGGCTGGTGCGGGAGGGACTGCACGGTCTCAGGCTTTTTGCCATCGGAGATGGCTTTCTGCTCTGGTCAACAACCACAACCAATG GCTCCAGCAAGGTCTGGCACAGCCGGCTGGAGCAGGCCAAGAGCTGGTGGTTCCTGATGGAGCAAGAGTTGGTGGCCTTGAGAATTTACAGCCAGTTCTCACAGGAAG GCACCAACGGCTGCACAAAGAACAATGGAGgctgtgcccagctctgctTGCCCAACCCTGCAGGGCGGCAGTGCCGCTGCTCCCCTGGATACCACCTGGTGCGTGGGGTGACCTGTGCTCCAGTTCCACcatgcccagccctgctgcgaGCCTGCGCtgacctgcagagctgcatctcCGCACAGCAGGTCTGCGACGGGCACCCGGACTGCACCGATGGCTCCGATGAGTTGGGCT GTACCTTTGAAGAGGCGAAGACACAGGTCCCTGTGGTATCATCATCGAGGACATCCCGTGCGGAAGAGGAGAAACCAACTGTGCCCTCAGCTGCACctcagcagcccagccccagcctgcctgcagcccctggcCCCCGGCAGCACGGAGAACCCTTCCTGGCGACCCCAGACACGGAGGAGGTGCTGGGGGCCATGCCATGCAGCAGCGAGACATGCAACCTGCGTGGGGAGTGTGCCATCGAGGCTGGGCGGGTGATGTGCCACTGCGCCCTGGGCTACCGTGGGGACTACTGTGAGGAGGCAGAGGTACAACCATTGGCAGGACCCATCGCCCTGGGGGTGGCTGTGCTTCTGTTGCTGGCTGCGGCAGCTGTGGGGGCCCTGGCCTACATGCGGAAGCGGGataggaggaggag gacCTCAAGCACTGCTTCCACCCGAGTGCTGACGCTGTACCACCGTGAAAGTGACCCtgaggaagaagatgaggaggaggaagagcttCCACCCAAGAGTGATACCTTTGTGAACGAAGCCTATGACGGGAAAGAG GAGCTGCCGACCCGGCTTGGGAAGGGACCATCTCGCCCCAACACTGTACTTCCATAA